The following proteins are co-located in the Cetobacterium ceti genome:
- a CDS encoding potassium channel family protein, which translates to MNSNKNNDTMIFYGLLYIGLIFVFGIIYICIGKGNFKLPADEDYNFITFMYFSSITMTTLGYGDILPVTSLARGLASIQTILGIVIIGFFLNSVASKQAEDLALLEERSCQLGLQHTMKYGY; encoded by the coding sequence GTGAATAGTAATAAAAATAATGATACAATGATTTTTTATGGACTTTTATATATAGGATTGATATTTGTATTTGGAATTATTTATATTTGTATAGGAAAGGGGAACTTTAAATTACCAGCTGATGAAGATTATAATTTTATAACTTTTATGTATTTTAGTTCAATAACAATGACTACTTTAGGGTATGGAGATATTTTACCAGTGACATCTTTAGCAAGAGGACTAGCATCAATTCAGACTATTTTAGGAATAGTTATTATTGGATTTTTTCTTAACTCTGTAGCATCAAAACAAGCTGAAGATTTAGCGTTATTAGAAGAAAGAAGTTGCCAATTAGGATTGCAACATACAATGAAGTACGGATATTAA